A single window of Vibrio gazogenes DNA harbors:
- a CDS encoding DUF883 C-terminal domain-containing protein — MSYLTKLNRAMQIKRTEGKAALAQCQLDKQTLQFTATRFVRENPWTTLGISACAVLAVSRVKGLSGMMSSISSISVLFGGTMDLSRQFAEQFVAGQAAPEQSISESSVSEQ; from the coding sequence ATGTCTTATCTAACAAAACTCAATCGGGCGATGCAAATCAAAAGGACCGAGGGTAAAGCAGCGCTGGCGCAATGCCAGTTGGATAAGCAAACCCTTCAGTTCACCGCAACCCGATTTGTGCGGGAAAACCCGTGGACCACACTTGGCATCAGTGCATGTGCTGTACTGGCGGTCAGCAGAGTGAAGGGGCTTTCCGGCATGATGTCTTCAATCTCATCTATCAGTGTATTATTCGGTGGCACCATGGATCTGAGCCGCCAGTTTGCTGAGCAATTCGTTGCGGGTCAGGCGGCTCCTGAGCAATCCATCTCCGAATCATCAGTGTCTGAACAGTGA
- a CDS encoding phage holin family protein, protein MNDSEHTTNQHQGPATASRAPDGAETQQVEQAMHRLRAILSQLGTLSTSVKTWSDATLDLFLLEVKVNVEAARQIVLCSIIFTLLSVLFIFSFCLTAGVVTYSLTANVLFGAGVFIVSLGLALVGVAWWQLRLTRFLGFKNTTVQLQEGWDVLSNKTQSGDANQKDRG, encoded by the coding sequence ATGAATGATTCCGAGCATACCACCAATCAGCATCAAGGCCCGGCGACAGCAAGCCGGGCCCCGGACGGGGCTGAAACACAGCAAGTTGAACAAGCCATGCATAGGCTGCGGGCGATTCTATCGCAGCTTGGAACACTGTCGACATCCGTGAAAACGTGGTCAGACGCGACGCTGGATTTGTTTCTGCTTGAGGTGAAAGTCAATGTCGAGGCAGCGCGTCAAATCGTCCTGTGTAGCATCATTTTCACTTTGCTATCCGTGCTATTTATCTTTAGCTTTTGCCTGACAGCCGGTGTCGTAACTTATTCCCTGACAGCGAATGTATTGTTCGGTGCCGGTGTGTTTATTGTGTCGTTGGGACTGGCATTGGTGGGGGTAGCCTGGTGGCAGCTACGACTGACGCGCTTTCTTGGTTTTAAAAATACGACGGTTCAATTGCAGGAGGGATGGGATGTCTTATCTAACAAAACTCAATCGGGCGATGCAAATCAAAAGGACCGAGGGTAA